In a single window of the Nilaparvata lugens isolate BPH chromosome 1, ASM1435652v1, whole genome shotgun sequence genome:
- the LOC111059400 gene encoding uncharacterized protein LOC111059400 — MPEDNNVQGEKHLSLECSEDVEPGNLTIIKELYPEIGDDIGYQDISDGGGSDGDHNDNNDDNIILDPDYCADKDGSAESTSSDDEDTSQLRITLQEGCDGVLVEAVAEETNQLEAVSGENNRITRKRPRRSELWKKNTRKRKLNNGEEYINSMGQESQGLLQEWNCKEHLTVH; from the exons ATGCCAGAGGACAACAATGTTCAGGGAGAAAAGCATCTTTCACTG GAGTGCAGTGAAGATGTTGAGCCAGGAAATCTGACTATCATCAAGGAACTCTACCCAGAGATTGGTGATGATATTGGCTATCAGGACATCAGTGATGGGGGTGGTAGTGATGGAGATCACAACGACAACAATGATGATAACATTATTCTGGATCCAGATTATTGTGCAGACAAGGATGGAAGTGCTGAGTCTACATCATCTGACGATGAAGATACCTCTCAGTTGAGGATTACACTACAAGAAGGATGTGATG GTGTTTTGGTTGAAGCAGTGGCAGAAGAAACAAATCAGTTGGAGGCAGTATCTGGAGAAAATAATAGGATTACAAGGAAGAGACCAAGGAGGAGTGAGCTGTGGAAAAAGAATACAAGAAAACGTAAATTGAATAATGGGGAAGAATACATCAATTCTATGG GACAAGAATCTCAAGGTCTGCTCCAAGAATGGAACTGCAAAGAGCATTTGACGGTCCACTAA